The Verrucomicrobium spinosum DSM 4136 = JCM 18804 DNA segment ACGCCACGGGGCTCACCTCGGATGTCGGCACCCTGAACATCGTGGGCAACCTCAATGTCGCCAGCGGTGCCAGCATGGCCATGCAGTTGAAGACGGGCGGCACGCATGGCCTCACGGCCACCTTTGATCCCACCACCCACAGGCTCACCTCCGTGGCGGGCACCTCATTGGACGGCGGCAATGATCGCATCGTCGTCGCGGGCACTTTCACCCTGGATGCAGGCTCCACGATCAAGGTCACCTTTGGGTCGGGCTACACGCCTGCCTGGCATGATGTCTTTGACCTGATCGACTGGGCGGGTCTGACGCTGCCCACTTCCTACTACGACCCCGATGGCGATGGCATCCGCCTGGGCGGGGAAGCCGGGCTGGGACTCGATTTGCCAAGCCTCACCGCCTACAACAGCGAGTGGTACTGGGACGTGAGCCAGTTCGGCACCACAGGGGTCATCGCCATTGTCCCGGAGCCTTCCAAGGCCCTTCTCCTGCTGGCCGGACTCCTCGCCCTGGCCTTCCGTCGGCGGCGTGTCTGAAGTGCCCGGGCCCGTGTTCTGGCAAAAGAGTCTGAAAAAAGCGCGCAACTTTTCCGCATCACCGGAGTTGATCCGGGCCTGATGGTGAGGCCCGTGGTGGGCAAAAACGGAAGTCGCTTATGCCCATTTGTCGTGTTGGAATCGTTGAGGATCACATCCTGATGCAGGCGGGATTGAAGGTGCTGGTGGGCAATATCGAAGGATTTGAGTGTGCTTGGGTGGCCCATAGCGCGGCGCAAGCCGTCGCGAGGATGCAGGAACTGGTGGCCGACATGTTGCTGGTGGACATCTCCCTGCCTGACCGCAGCGGGTTTGAGCTGATCCGGGATCTGCAGGCGACGCACCCGGAGGCGGCGGTGCTGGTCGTTTCCATGCACGACGAGGAGTTGTACGCCGAGCGTGCGCTCAAGGCTGGGGCGAGGGGCTACCTGATGAAAAACAGCTCCATCGAGGTGTTTGAACAGGCTTTGAAAACCGTGGCCCAGGGTGGGGTGGCCGTCAGCCGCAGTCTGTCCGACCGGCTGCTCATGGCCTACTCCTCCGGCGCGCCTCCCCGGTCAGAGACCGGCCTGCACATGCTCAGTGACCGGGAGTTCGAGGTATTTCAGATGCTGGGGGAGGGGCGAAGCACCTTCAAGACGGCGGAGATCCTGGGCATCAGCCCCAAGACGGTGGATGTTCACCGCAGGAACATCCGGAGCAAGCTGGAGCTCGAAGACGGCGGCGATGTGGTGCGCTATGCCATCCGCTGGACGGAGTCGCGCAAGCATCTGGGCCTGCCTCACGATGACCGGCAGCCGCCGGGCTAGGCCCGGTGCTTATCGGATGAAGAGTTGTTGCAATGAACCTTCCAGGGCGTTTGCGGACGCTCCCGGCACCGACTGGCGCGCAGGCTGCGGCAGAGCGGAGGGGGGTGGGGGGCGAACCTCGTTGCCGCACGCACGGGGTCAGGGTAGGGTGCGGGCGGGGTGTCTGCACCTCGTTAGTCTAAACCCGACATCCATCCCCACTCGCAAACGTACAATTCCCATGTCCGACGTATTGTTGATCTCTGGTAGCCCGGCTCGAAAATCCCGCTCCTCCCTCCTGCTGGAATTCGCTGCCAACGCTCTCGAAGCCTGGAATGTCTCCAACGAGACGGTGAGCATTCTCGACTTCCCCGCAGAGGATCTCATCCAGGCGCGCTATGAGAGTGAGTCCTTCACCGCTTTCAAAGCCAAGGTGGAGGCCGCCAGGGCCATCATCATCGCCACCCCCATTTACAAAGGGTCCTTCACGGGCGGTCTGAAGGCGCTGCTGGACATCCTGCCCCAGAACTCGCTGCGCGGCAAGACCATCGTCCCCATCGCCACGGCGGGCACCCAGGCGCACCTGCTGGCCATTGATTATTCCCTGAAGCCCGTGCTCTCCGTGCTGGGGGCCACAGATCTACGCCAGGGCGTGTTCGTCGTGGACACCCAGTTTCACTACACGGATACCGGCTTCCGGCTGGATGACCACCTGC contains these protein-coding regions:
- the ssuE gene encoding NADPH-dependent FMN reductase; protein product: MSDVLLISGSPARKSRSSLLLEFAANALEAWNVSNETVSILDFPAEDLIQARYESESFTAFKAKVEAARAIIIATPIYKGSFTGGLKALLDILPQNSLRGKTIVPIATAGTQAHLLAIDYSLKPVLSVLGATDLRQGVFVVDTQFHYTDTGFRLDDHLQERFDTSLGRLAVTLKAQG
- a CDS encoding response regulator transcription factor; the encoded protein is MPICRVGIVEDHILMQAGLKVLVGNIEGFECAWVAHSAAQAVARMQELVADMLLVDISLPDRSGFELIRDLQATHPEAAVLVVSMHDEELYAERALKAGARGYLMKNSSIEVFEQALKTVAQGGVAVSRSLSDRLLMAYSSGAPPRSETGLHMLSDREFEVFQMLGEGRSTFKTAEILGISPKTVDVHRRNIRSKLELEDGGDVVRYAIRWTESRKHLGLPHDDRQPPG